Proteins from one Triticum aestivum cultivar Chinese Spring chromosome 7A, IWGSC CS RefSeq v2.1, whole genome shotgun sequence genomic window:
- the LOC123152639 gene encoding uncharacterized protein, protein MFSISSQVYSFHSNLVLAWRSRAYIIVNLDQNTKFKHRFKIQLLYDQRIHHFLVGPLPLRSLERLLAVPGHGERVAPSRPVPVPSVQLRVGHDHALLPLIPRPCGGEDRRADQDVLLGVHPCRRHVHPDHGVLPTGAHTAGRRRRRGEHDERRGRRLQQIEGHLGRVAAGRVLREDQVDVLRERGGGRRQGGGVPAEPPGAADDGAAVALLSFSDVLLTTGVSTFGYMSSSLAGLRPTMLMIAKDHKVPETPCVRAVSMEPCFHMTPDVKCQGKAVNKEELSRHVKECEDVPKGMKWIKGIKLVD, encoded by the coding sequence ATGTTTTCTATTTCCTCTCAAGTTTACAGCTTTCATTCCAACTTAGTACTGGCATGGAGGAGTCGAGCATACATCATAGTTAATCTGGACCAAAATACAAAGTTTAAACATAGATTTAAAATACAATTACTATATGATCAAAGAATTCATCACTTCCTCGTTGGTCCTTTGCCCTTGCGGTCACTAGAGCGGCTCCTCGCTGTTCCCGGCCATGGAGAGCGTGTCGCACCATCTCGGCCGGTACCTGTTCCATCCGTCCAACTCCGTGTGGGGCATGATCACGCGCTACTACCACTCATACCTCGCCCATGCGGAGGAGAGGATCGGCGTGCAGATCAGGATGTTCTCTTGGGCGTCCATCCCTGTCGACGACATGTACACCCAGATCATGGCGTGCTCCCAACAGGAGCACATACCGCCGGACGTCGACGGCGACGAGGAGAACACGACGAGCGCCGCGGCCGACGGCTCCAACAAATTGAAGGCCATCTTGGTCGCGTCGCTGCAGGGCGAGTACTACGAGAGGATCAAGTCGACGTACTACGagaacgcggcggagggcggcggcaaGGTGGGGGTGTTCCAGCCGAGCCACCAGGAGCGGCAGACGATGGGGCAGCGGTCGCACTGCTCAGCTTCTCCGACGTGCTGCTCACCACGGGGGTATCCACGTTCGGCTACATGAGCAGCAGCCTCGCGGGGCTGCGTCCCACCATGCTCATGATCGCCAAGGACCACAAGGTGCCCGAGACGCCGTGCGTGCGCGCTGTGTCCATGGAGCCATGCTTCCACATGACGCCTGATGTCAAGTGCCAGGGGAAGGCGGTGAACAAGGAGGAGCTATCTCGGCACGTCAAGGAGTGTGAGGATGTACCCAAAGGGATGAAATGGATTAAAGGTATCAAGTTAGTTGATTAG